The Deltaproteobacteria bacterium nucleotide sequence CATCCGCGTGCGAGCCTCTATGGTCTCGCCCTCACCCGCCGTTCCACCCACCACGCCACCCTAGCTCAGCTGGCAGAGCAACCGATTCGTAATCGGTAGGTCGAGGGTTCGATTCCCTTGGGTGGCTTTGTACCTGGATCCTGGATGGGTTGGCCGCAAGCTCATCTCCGAAGAGGTGTACGACCGGGAGATGAAGAAAGCGATCGACGAATCACGCTGATCCTTCAGCTCGAGGCTGGCACGCCCATGGGCGATCGCCCTGGAGACGGCTCATCCCTCTTGAGGCTGCCGTACCCGGTGCCTATGGTGCCCCGGCCTGGGATCATCACGCCCGGAGAACGAGCTGATGCTTGGCGCCATCATCGGAGACGTCGTTGGTTCGATCTGGGAGTTCCGGCGCATCAAGACGAAGCGCTCCCCGCTGTTCTCGGAGCGCAACGGGATTACCGACGACGGCGTCCTGACGGTCGCGGTGGCCGATGCCCTGCTGCATGGCAGCGATCCAGCCGGATCGCTGCGCGACTGGGCGGGGCGCGTCCCCTTGGGTCGTCGTGTCGGAGGGTACGGTCAGAAGTTCCTGCGATGGGTGGCGGCGGCCACCGTGCAACCGCCCTACAACAGTTACGGCAACGGTGGCGCCATGCGCGTCAGCCCCGCCGCGTTCCTCGCCGACACGCTGCGCGATTGCCTCGCCATGGCCCAGCGGGTCACCGCGATCACCCACAATCACCCGGAGGACATGAAGGGGGCGCTTGCCACCGCCCACGCGATCTTTCTCGCGCGTCAGGGCGAGACGCCCGAGACCATCCGCGTCGCAGTGCCCGAGGCGTTCACCTGCGCCCTGACGACGGCGGGCTACGAGGACGCGGTGCGTAACGCCGTGTCGCTCGGGGGCGATGCCGATACGCTGGCGGCCATCGCCGGCGGACTCGCGGAGGCGCTTTTCGGCATACCGGAGGCGGTGCGCGCGGAAGGGATGCGATACCTCCCGGACGCGATGAAGGCCCTGCTTGTCAGCGCCTATGCAGAGTCGGATCGGGACGCTCGATAGGCGGTCTCGTGCATGGTGCCTCCTCCGTCGGAATGAACACTACGTGATCCTTGCACTCCCCTTGGGCGTTGCTTAGCGTCTCGCTGTCGTGCCTGAGACTCCCCTTCATGTGGCTTCGAGCGGCTCATGGAGGAGAGCTCCGTCGTGACACTCCCGGAATCGTCAAACTTGGACTGCCTCCCCGGCATAGCCGGGGGGACTCCCGGATTGCTCCAGGTATTCTTTCGCAACCGCCACGTTCGGCGCTCGTGACCGGAGGGCCCATGCGCGTGTTCATTCGAGTGATCGTCGTCGCCGTGTTCATCGCTGCGCCCTGGATGGCGCATGCCGGCAACGCTCAGAAGAAGTTCAACAGCCTCATTGCCAAGTTCGCCGTCACCGAGCCCTTCGATTTCGCCAAGCCGAGCTTCCGCGGCGCGTGTGCGTGCACGGTGGCTCTCCCGGCCGTTCCGGGCTTCCTCGTCCGCGAGATGTTCGATCACAAGATCTACTGTGCGATGCCGGGCTTCGACTCGGACGGCCGGCTCGTCGCCTACGGATACTGCCAGCAGTTCGTCGTCCTCGGGAAATAGGTACATGATCGAGGCATGCGCGGTGATTCTCGGAGGCTGATACCGCCCGTCGCGCTGCGCCTCCGGGTCGGCATCGAGCTCGGCGAGAAGCTGTTCATCGAGGGTGATGCGTATCGTCTTCGTCTCGAACCAGTTCGCCGAGCTCTCACCGCCCCGCGGCCCCCGTCCCCTCGCCCGCCCGCAGCACCGCCACCTGCCCCTGCCGCGCGTAGTCGATCGCCTCGCCGAGCACCCGCGCCGCTTCCTGCGGGGCGTGGAAGCCCATGCTGTTCTCTGCGGCGATGAAGTCGAGGCGCCACTGGGCGCGGCGCTGGAGCCTGAGCGCATCCTGCAGCGACTCGGCCGGGACGCCGCGCGACTTGGCGGCGACGACGGCGTCGATCAGATCGACGATCGCGGCGCCGCCGCGCTGCAGCAGCTCGTTGTTGCGCTGCTGGATGACGTCGGCGCGCGCCTTCAGCTCGTCCTCCGAGGTGCGGTGGCAGGTCTGGCAGGCGCGGTTGACGTTCAACAAGGGGCTGCGTACCCAGTGGTCGCTGATCTTGGTGGCGCCCTCGCGGACGTAGGGCATGTGGCAGTCGGCGCAGGAGACGCCGCTCCGCGCGTGGACGCCCTGGGTCCAGAGCTCGAACTCGGGGTGCTGGGCCTTCAGGACCTGCGCGC carries:
- a CDS encoding ADP-ribosylglycohydrolase family protein, whose protein sequence is MLGAIIGDVVGSIWEFRRIKTKRSPLFSERNGITDDGVLTVAVADALLHGSDPAGSLRDWAGRVPLGRRVGGYGQKFLRWVAAATVQPPYNSYGNGGAMRVSPAAFLADTLRDCLAMAQRVTAITHNHPEDMKGALATAHAIFLARQGETPETIRVAVPEAFTCALTTAGYEDAVRNAVSLGGDADTLAAIAGGLAEALFGIPEAVRAEGMRYLPDAMKALLVSAYAESDRDAR